The Fervidobacterium sp. genome contains the following window.
TTACAAGATGGCATCATGAAAGGTGGGATGGAACAGGTTATCCAGACGGCTTGAAAGGAACCGCAATACCATTAACCGCACGAATCGTTGCAATTGCAGATGTCTTTGATGCACTTACAACACGAAGGTCCTATAGAAACGAATTTACTTCCGAAGAAGCTATAAAGATTATGACAGACGATGAAAACGGACACTTTGATTCTCATCTTCTTGAAATATTACTAAAGCACAAAAAATTATTCACTTCTATTGCTCAGTCGAGGTTAGCTGCTCAGTTAGATGAGGTAAGAAAATAACAACCAAAATACATAGCTTTCAAAATAGACCTTCCCGCATATGCGGGGAGGTTTTTTAGTAAATAAACTTTTCTTCCTATGTCTCGCTGGTTTTACCTAAACTCTGGTCAACGGAAGTTGACAAAGCCAGGATAATTTTTCACATCAGGTTTGAAAATGTTTCACCTTGAGTAAGGAACACCCAAAGGACCAAACCATTTTTGTCCAAAGTATAGACATTTTTATCTTTCGATGGAATATAAATATTCTCATTCACATCAATAGGTGATGTGCCATATATCTCTTCGTTTGTTTTAAATTCATTTTATGTAACCGAGTTTATCTATAACGTAAAATATTTCGTTGAGCGAATCGAATCTATGTATACTGTAGAATCTGGACCTGTAGTCGGAATTGAAACTACCTAGTTTGAAACTTTCACTCTCCACATAATTTCATTGACCGGTGTAATACCATACATAGTCCCATTATTACTTTCAAAATATATGTTTCCATTCGAATCTAAAGAAAGTTGAAGAAATTAATATTTCTTCTATGCAATTGCAATATTTTGTGTAAACGTGATATAATTATATACGAAATATAGAAATCCTTTATCTTTCAGTTCAAATTTGG
Protein-coding sequences here:
- a CDS encoding HD domain-containing protein is translated as PEEYQLMKKHSTEGAKIFSNLMKKYPNNSLIRICHEVTRWHHERWDGTGYPDGLKGTAIPLTARIVAIADVFDALTTRRSYRNEFTSEEAIKIMTDDENGHFDSHLLEILLKHKKLFTSIAQSRLAAQLDEVRK